A region from the Nostoc sp. HK-01 genome encodes:
- a CDS encoding peptidase — protein sequence MGNQFKTVALLGALSGLLIAICYWVIGGTSGLITGIGLAAVTNLISWYQSDKIALAAYRAQPVSAADAPGLYRMVEKLAARANIPMPGVYIVPGQTANAFATGRDPEHAAVAVTEGILRILPEDELEGVIAHELTHIINRDTLTQAVAATIAGAISFLAQMVSYGLWFSGGSRDDDRGGNPLGILLTVLLAPIAATIIQLGLSRTREFSADAGSARLTGNPRALARALQRLEATARQLPLDANPAFEPLLIINPISGKFLGNLFSSHPDTESRVEQLLKLEQQLSTKY from the coding sequence ATGGGAAATCAATTTAAAACAGTTGCATTGCTTGGTGCGCTCAGTGGTTTATTAATTGCTATCTGTTATTGGGTAATTGGTGGCACTAGCGGCTTAATTACAGGTATAGGTTTAGCAGCAGTAACTAATTTAATTTCTTGGTATCAATCAGATAAGATTGCATTAGCAGCATATCGCGCCCAGCCAGTGAGTGCAGCCGACGCACCAGGACTTTATCGGATGGTTGAGAAATTAGCTGCACGCGCTAATATCCCCATGCCTGGAGTTTACATCGTTCCCGGTCAAACTGCTAATGCTTTTGCTACAGGACGCGATCCAGAACACGCGGCTGTGGCTGTGACTGAAGGGATTTTACGTATCCTGCCAGAAGATGAATTAGAAGGTGTAATTGCCCACGAACTGACGCACATTATCAATCGTGACACCTTAACCCAAGCTGTAGCTGCTACTATTGCCGGTGCTATCTCTTTCTTGGCACAAATGGTGAGTTATGGTTTGTGGTTTAGCGGTGGTTCACGCGATGATGATAGAGGCGGTAATCCGTTAGGAATATTGTTAACTGTATTGTTAGCGCCAATAGCTGCAACAATCATTCAATTAGGCCTTTCTCGCACAAGAGAATTCTCCGCAGATGCTGGTTCTGCGAGATTAACAGGTAATCCCCGTGCATTAGCTCGCGCCCTCCAAAGATTAGAAGCTACAGCACGACAGTTACCTTTAGATGCGAATCCAGCTTTTGAACCGTTATTAATTATTAATCCTATCTCTGGTAAGTTTTTGGGTAACTTGTTTTCTAGTCATCCTGACACAGAGTCACGGGTTGAACAATTGCTGAAATTAGAACAACAACTGTCTACAAAATATTAG
- the aroK_1 gene encoding shikimate kinase, whose translation MVLNIILIGPMGAGKSTIGELLANQLGISQCSMDELRWGYYQEIGYDEELAKQKRETGGLWSICQYWKPFEAYAVERLLSEHKDCVIDFGAGHSVYEDTSLFQRVQKVLEPLPYVILLLPSPDLQESLQILNDRNEYISDGTPNINEHFLRHPSNYLLAKFTVYTKDKTPQEICNEILDLLGYGYKT comes from the coding sequence ATGGTATTGAATATTATCTTGATTGGCCCTATGGGTGCTGGTAAATCTACTATTGGTGAATTATTAGCAAATCAGCTTGGTATTTCTCAATGCTCAATGGATGAATTACGATGGGGCTATTATCAAGAAATTGGTTATGATGAGGAATTAGCAAAACAAAAACGTGAAACAGGAGGCTTATGGAGTATTTGCCAATATTGGAAACCTTTTGAAGCTTATGCAGTAGAAAGATTATTATCAGAACATAAAGACTGTGTGATAGATTTTGGTGCAGGGCATTCTGTTTACGAAGATACTTCTTTATTTCAAAGAGTACAAAAAGTTTTAGAACCATTACCTTATGTTATTCTTTTGCTACCATCACCTGATTTACAGGAGTCGCTGCAAATTTTAAACGATCGCAACGAATATATCTCTGATGGCACTCCCAACATTAATGAACACTTTCTGCGTCATCCCTCAAATTATCTTCTGGCAAAGTTTACTGTATACACAAAAGATAAGACACCACAGGAAATTTGCAATGAAATTTTAGATTTGTTGGGTTATGGCTATAAAACTTAG
- the aspS gene encoding aspartyl-tRNA synthetase, with protein sequence MRTHYCGELRKEDIGETVTLYGWVDRRRDHGGVIFLDLRDRSGTVQIVSDPQRTPHSYEQANALRNEYVVEITGRVTQRPEESLNTRIPTGEVEIYADKITLLNAVRKQLPFQVSSADTESVREDLRLKYRYLDLRRDRMAQNMQLRHQVVKAMRRYLEDGENFIEVETPVLTRSTPEGARDYVLPSRVNPGEWFALPQSPQLFKQILMVSGMDRYYQIARCFRDEDLRADRQPEFTQLDMEMSFMSQEEIIELNEKLVCQIFKTVKGIELPHPFPRLTYAEAMERYGSDKPDTRYDLELVDVSDILKDSGFKVFKDAVAHGGIVKILPIPNGNDRISNVRIKPGGDIFREASEAGAKGLAYIRVREDGEIDTIGAIKDNLTAEQKAELLLRTGAKAGHLLLFAAGDVGTVNKTLDRLRQFVAKEFGLINPEKLNLLWIVDFPMFEWNADEKRLEALHHPFTAPHPDDIHDLKTARAQAYDLVFNGFEIGGGSLRIYQREIQEQVFETIGLSPEEAQSKFGFLLEAFEYGTPPHGGIAYGLDRLVMLLAGEESIRDVIAFPKTQQARCLLTDAPSGVDVKQLKELHVASTYKPKA encoded by the coding sequence ATGCGAACTCACTATTGCGGCGAACTCCGAAAAGAAGATATTGGAGAAACTGTTACCTTGTACGGATGGGTAGACCGTCGCCGCGATCATGGGGGCGTGATATTCTTAGATTTACGCGATCGCTCTGGAACAGTCCAAATTGTCAGCGATCCGCAACGCACCCCCCACTCTTATGAGCAAGCCAATGCTTTGCGGAATGAATACGTCGTCGAAATCACCGGCAGAGTAACGCAACGTCCCGAAGAATCTCTCAATACCCGCATCCCCACAGGTGAAGTGGAAATCTACGCGGACAAAATTACATTGTTAAATGCAGTCCGCAAGCAGCTACCATTCCAGGTTTCCAGTGCTGACACTGAATCGGTGCGGGAAGACTTAAGACTAAAATACCGTTATTTGGATTTACGGCGCGATCGCATGGCGCAAAATATGCAGTTGCGTCATCAAGTTGTCAAAGCTATGCGTCGCTATTTAGAAGATGGCGAAAATTTCATCGAAGTGGAAACACCCGTCCTCACCCGTTCCACCCCAGAAGGTGCGCGGGATTATGTTCTACCCAGTCGTGTCAACCCTGGCGAATGGTTTGCGTTACCCCAATCACCGCAACTATTTAAACAGATTTTGATGGTATCTGGTATGGACAGATACTATCAAATTGCCCGTTGCTTCCGTGATGAAGATTTACGCGCTGACAGACAGCCAGAGTTCACCCAATTAGACATGGAAATGAGTTTCATGTCTCAAGAAGAAATTATCGAACTCAACGAAAAGTTAGTTTGTCAGATTTTCAAAACCGTTAAAGGGATTGAGTTACCCCATCCCTTCCCGCGTTTAACCTACGCTGAGGCGATGGAACGTTACGGTAGCGATAAACCAGATACTCGCTATGATTTGGAATTAGTCGATGTTTCCGATATCCTCAAAGACTCTGGTTTCAAAGTCTTTAAGGATGCTGTTGCTCATGGTGGTATCGTCAAAATCCTTCCTATTCCTAACGGTAACGACCGAATTTCTAATGTCCGCATTAAACCAGGTGGCGACATTTTCCGAGAAGCTAGTGAAGCCGGGGCGAAAGGTTTAGCCTACATCCGCGTCAGAGAAGATGGTGAAATTGATACCATTGGTGCAATCAAAGACAACCTCACAGCCGAACAAAAAGCCGAACTTCTCCTTCGCACAGGTGCAAAAGCCGGACATTTGTTATTGTTTGCTGCTGGGGATGTTGGTACTGTTAACAAAACTTTAGACAGATTACGGCAATTTGTTGCTAAAGAATTTGGGTTAATCAATCCCGAAAAACTCAATTTGTTATGGATTGTTGATTTCCCAATGTTCGAGTGGAATGCTGACGAAAAACGTTTGGAAGCATTACACCACCCATTTACTGCACCCCATCCCGACGACATACACGACTTAAAAACCGCTCGCGCCCAAGCTTACGACTTAGTATTTAACGGCTTTGAAATTGGTGGTGGTAGTCTGCGAATTTATCAGCGAGAAATTCAAGAACAGGTGTTTGAAACCATTGGCTTATCACCAGAAGAAGCTCAAAGTAAATTTGGTTTCCTTCTAGAAGCCTTTGAATACGGTACACCGCCGCATGGTGGTATCGCCTACGGTTTAGATCGTTTGGTGATGTTACTTGCTGGGGAAGAATCTATCCGTGATGTGATTGCTTTTCCGAAGACACAACAAGCCCGTTGCTTGTTAACTGATGCGCCTTCTGGGGTAGATGTCAAGCAATTGAAAGAATTACACGTTGCTTCAACATACAAGCCAAAGGCTTAA
- a CDS encoding quinolinate synthetase, with product MFTTAFAPTDKTQLGELPRDLFAAIEQLKKELNAVILAHYYQEPDIQDIADFIGDSLQLAKAAAQTNADVIVFAGVHFMAETAKILNPDKLVLLPDLAAGCSLADSCPPKEFAAFKAAHPNHLVISYINCSAEIKAMSDIICTSSNAVKIVQQIPKDQPIIFAPDRNLGRYVMEQTGRDLVLWQGSCIVHETFSEKKIVQLKIAHPQAEAIAHPECETSVLRHASYIGSTAALLKYCQTSPSQEFIVATEPGIIHQMQKLAPQKQFIPAPPTNNCNCNECPFMRLNTLEKLYLAMKNRAPEITMSEDIRLAALRPMQRMLEMSV from the coding sequence GTGTTTACAACTGCATTTGCACCAACAGACAAAACCCAACTGGGTGAACTACCACGCGATTTATTTGCGGCTATTGAGCAGCTTAAAAAAGAACTCAACGCGGTCATTTTAGCCCATTACTATCAAGAACCAGATATTCAAGATATTGCAGACTTTATTGGTGATTCATTACAACTAGCAAAAGCCGCAGCACAGACGAATGCAGATGTGATTGTCTTTGCGGGTGTACATTTCATGGCTGAAACCGCCAAAATACTTAATCCTGATAAATTAGTACTGTTACCTGATTTAGCAGCTGGTTGTTCTTTAGCCGATAGCTGTCCACCAAAAGAATTTGCAGCTTTTAAAGCAGCGCACCCCAATCATCTGGTAATTTCCTATATCAACTGCTCGGCTGAAATTAAAGCCATGAGTGATATTATCTGCACCAGTTCTAATGCGGTCAAAATTGTACAGCAGATCCCAAAAGACCAACCAATTATTTTTGCGCCAGACCGGAATTTAGGGCGCTATGTAATGGAACAAACTGGTAGAGATTTGGTACTGTGGCAAGGTAGCTGCATTGTCCATGAAACCTTTTCGGAAAAGAAAATCGTCCAGTTAAAAATAGCACATCCCCAAGCTGAGGCGATCGCTCACCCAGAATGTGAAACTAGCGTTTTGCGCCACGCCAGCTATATTGGTTCGACAGCAGCTTTACTCAAATATTGTCAAACCAGCCCTTCTCAAGAATTTATTGTGGCGACAGAACCGGGAATCATTCACCAAATGCAAAAACTTGCTCCCCAAAAGCAGTTTATTCCTGCGCCACCGACAAATAACTGTAACTGTAATGAGTGTCCTTTTATGCGACTAAATACACTAGAAAAACTGTATTTAGCTATGAAAAACCGCGCTCCTGAAATTACCATGTCTGAGGATATTCGCCTGGCGGCGTTGCGTCCTATGCAACGGATGTTAGAAATGAGTGTTTAG
- the pgl gene encoding 6-phosphogluconolactonase, with amino-acid sequence MNIRSKTSKNNRQGSKKCITISALATLVLTGGLAVQSADAHWYQWYRSTGVVYTQSNIPTPNGNSILGFRRDALGTLTPLPTASFPTGGAGIPNAPIVGGGPLSITAFASDQEVIVNPEKTRLFTVNSGSNTIAVFDIQKDGNLSPVEGSPFPSGGVAPVSLGLAGDILTVVNQNLLPQIPAQEASDSLPNYTTFRVTPRGRLISIPNSTASVPRGSLPTQALISPNKRLLFGMDAGTGLLRSYRILPNGRLQQSPNSPQKLPPAAFPANPLGLTLGLQVHPRQPILYVAFTLSRQLGVYAYEPDGDLHLLKTVPNSGLFICWIAINRAGTRLYTTNPGDNSVTVYDIGKDPSTPVEIQRVVLRGEMGTGGAQLTLDATGSFLHVVSQSAVNIMPANNRISVLKVNQYDGTVTEVSSSPRLIPSVNNSFPQGIVAN; translated from the coding sequence ATGAATATTCGATCTAAAACTAGTAAAAATAATCGTCAGGGTTCTAAAAAATGTATCACAATCAGTGCTTTGGCTACCCTTGTGCTGACAGGAGGATTAGCAGTTCAAAGTGCTGATGCTCATTGGTATCAATGGTATCGTTCCACTGGTGTTGTTTATACCCAAAGCAACATTCCAACTCCCAATGGTAACTCTATTCTTGGCTTCCGACGCGATGCTTTAGGTACACTCACACCATTACCCACAGCATCTTTTCCGACTGGCGGTGCAGGTATTCCTAATGCTCCCATCGTCGGGGGTGGCCCCCTTTCCATTACAGCCTTTGCGTCCGATCAAGAAGTGATTGTTAACCCTGAAAAAACGCGGCTTTTTACTGTCAATTCCGGCTCAAACACCATCGCTGTCTTTGATATCCAAAAAGATGGTAATCTTTCTCCGGTAGAGGGATCGCCGTTCCCTAGTGGGGGAGTAGCACCAGTTAGTCTAGGTTTAGCAGGCGATATTCTCACTGTAGTTAATCAAAACTTATTACCTCAAATTCCCGCCCAAGAAGCCAGCGATTCTCTACCGAACTATACTACCTTCCGCGTAACTCCAAGGGGTAGACTAATTTCCATCCCAAATTCTACCGCGTCAGTTCCCAGAGGTTCTCTTCCAACCCAAGCACTCATCTCTCCCAATAAACGTCTGCTATTTGGGATGGACGCAGGGACTGGCTTACTACGCTCCTATCGAATTCTTCCTAACGGTCGTCTGCAACAAAGCCCAAATTCACCACAAAAGCTACCTCCAGCAGCATTCCCAGCAAATCCATTAGGTCTCACACTAGGACTCCAAGTTCATCCCCGACAACCAATTTTGTATGTGGCGTTCACGCTCAGTAGGCAATTAGGAGTTTATGCTTACGAACCAGATGGGGATTTGCATCTCCTCAAAACCGTACCTAATTCGGGCTTATTCATCTGCTGGATTGCTATTAACCGGGCTGGAACCCGTCTTTATACCACCAACCCTGGTGACAACAGTGTAACTGTTTATGATATTGGCAAAGACCCAAGCACACCAGTAGAAATTCAGAGGGTTGTACTGAGAGGAGAGATGGGGACTGGTGGCGCTCAACTAACTCTAGATGCTACTGGGTCATTTTTACACGTTGTCTCTCAATCAGCTGTAAATATTATGCCTGCAAATAATAGAATATCTGTACTGAAGGTTAATCAGTATGATGGAACTGTGACTGAAGTATCTTCTTCACCCCGATTAATACCATCGGTAAATAATAGCTTTCCGCAAGGCATTGTGGCTAATTAA
- a CDS encoding RND family efflux transporter MFP subunit — protein MKLDTSTPVDSSALPLEPKIRKKYNWLPWLLILGLLGGIGYGIYYRVAVMPRQEARQKTLTQSVERQNLAIAVSANGTVKPERSINVSPKNSGVLKTLLVKEGDFVKKGQILAYMDDSNLRGNLTQAQGQLAQAEANLQKAQAGNRPQDIAQAQAQLAQAEANLQKVEAGNRPQDIAQAQARLRSAQATLVQAEDDLRRNQQLYNSGAISLQTVIQKRSARDSAQAQVNEAQQALALQQAGSRSEDIQQARATVKQQQEAVALLKAGTRQEDIEVARAQVTSARGSLQNIQAQINDTIIRAPFDGLVTQKFSDPGAFVTPTTSGSAVSSATSSSILALASTNQVVANLSESNIAKIRIGQPVTIKADAYPGKVFEGKVSQIAAQATVEQNVTSFQVKASLSDPQNLLRSGMNVDMEFQVGEVENALVVPTAAVVRRERATGVYVLGADEQPTFTRIETGVTVNNFTEVKSGLTGDEKVLLSFPPGSRPQSTPRGGVFPGLGGGGGRSSGGGGRSGGNAN, from the coding sequence ATGAAACTTGATACATCAACCCCTGTAGATTCATCAGCTTTACCCTTAGAGCCGAAAATTAGAAAAAAGTATAATTGGCTACCGTGGCTCTTGATACTAGGGCTGTTGGGTGGAATTGGCTATGGGATTTATTACCGAGTAGCCGTAATGCCGCGCCAAGAAGCCAGACAAAAGACTTTAACACAGTCAGTAGAAAGACAAAATTTAGCGATCGCAGTTTCGGCTAATGGTACAGTCAAACCGGAGCGCTCTATTAACGTCAGTCCCAAAAATTCTGGCGTACTTAAAACACTGCTAGTTAAAGAAGGAGATTTTGTCAAAAAAGGTCAAATTCTCGCTTACATGGATGATTCCAACCTGCGGGGAAATTTGACTCAAGCCCAAGGACAACTCGCACAAGCCGAAGCAAATCTGCAAAAAGCCCAAGCAGGTAATCGCCCCCAAGATATTGCCCAAGCCCAAGCACAACTAGCACAAGCCGAAGCAAATCTGCAAAAAGTAGAAGCAGGTAATCGCCCCCAAGACATTGCCCAAGCACAAGCACGTTTAAGAAGCGCCCAAGCTACCCTAGTGCAAGCAGAAGATGATTTACGGCGTAATCAACAACTGTACAACTCTGGAGCGATTTCTCTCCAAACAGTCATCCAAAAACGGTCAGCGCGTGATAGCGCCCAAGCCCAAGTCAATGAAGCACAACAAGCATTAGCCTTGCAACAAGCAGGTTCACGCTCAGAAGATATCCAACAAGCCAGGGCTACAGTTAAACAGCAACAAGAAGCTGTAGCCTTGTTAAAAGCTGGAACCCGTCAAGAAGATATTGAAGTCGCCCGCGCCCAAGTCACATCGGCTCGTGGTTCACTGCAAAACATCCAAGCCCAAATCAATGACACTATCATTCGCGCACCTTTTGATGGTCTGGTGACGCAAAAATTCTCAGATCCTGGGGCTTTTGTCACTCCCACAACTTCGGGTAGTGCCGTTTCTTCCGCCACATCTTCTTCGATTTTGGCTCTAGCTTCAACAAATCAAGTGGTCGCTAATTTATCAGAATCAAATATTGCCAAAATTCGCATTGGTCAACCAGTGACAATTAAGGCCGATGCTTACCCAGGTAAAGTTTTTGAAGGTAAAGTCAGCCAAATTGCGGCGCAAGCAACCGTCGAGCAGAACGTTACTAGTTTTCAGGTCAAAGCATCTTTGTCTGACCCGCAAAACTTACTCCGGTCTGGGATGAACGTAGATATGGAATTTCAAGTTGGTGAAGTAGAAAATGCTTTAGTTGTCCCCACAGCCGCAGTTGTAAGGCGAGAACGCGCCACAGGCGTGTATGTTTTAGGCGCAGATGAGCAACCTACATTTACTCGGATTGAAACAGGCGTTACCGTCAACAATTTTACAGAAGTTAAGTCAGGATTAACAGGTGACGAAAAAGTCTTGCTGAGTTTCCCGCCTGGTTCCAGACCACAGTCAACACCACGGGGTGGTGTATTTCCGGGTTTAGGCGGTGGAGGTGGTCGTTCTTCTGGTGGAGGTGGTCGTTCTGGTGGTAATGCTAATTAA
- a CDS encoding ABC transporter-like protein, which translates to MVNMIWMESITKTYQLGEMSVPILKGIQLAIEEGEYVAIMGASGSGKSTLMNILGCLDRPTNGNYIFEGRNLTTFNDDELAYIRNQRIGFVFQQFNLLARSTALENVMLPMVYANLPKSKRRERALDALSRVGLGDRILNRPSQLSGGQQQRVAIARALVNRPALVLADEPTGALDTETSYEVMNLLTELNEQGITIVIVTHEPDIAAQTKRTIRVQDGLIVG; encoded by the coding sequence ATGGTAAACATGATTTGGATGGAATCTATTACTAAAACATACCAATTAGGAGAAATGAGTGTTCCCATTCTCAAGGGAATTCAATTAGCCATTGAAGAAGGAGAATATGTCGCAATTATGGGTGCGTCAGGTTCAGGTAAATCGACGCTGATGAATATTTTAGGATGTCTAGATAGACCGACTAATGGTAACTATATTTTTGAAGGCAGAAACCTAACTACTTTTAATGATGATGAGTTAGCATATATCCGCAATCAAAGGATAGGTTTTGTTTTTCAACAATTTAATTTATTAGCACGGTCAACAGCACTAGAAAATGTGATGTTGCCAATGGTTTATGCTAACTTACCCAAAAGTAAACGGCGTGAAAGAGCCTTGGATGCGTTAAGCAGAGTGGGGCTAGGCGATCGCATTCTCAACCGTCCTAGTCAACTTTCGGGGGGACAACAACAACGAGTAGCGATCGCCCGTGCTTTAGTTAATCGGCCAGCATTAGTCTTAGCAGATGAACCAACAGGTGCGTTAGATACAGAAACTTCTTATGAAGTGATGAATTTACTCACAGAATTGAATGAGCAAGGTATCACCATTGTGATTGTTACCCATGAACCAGATATTGCGGCTCAAACTAAAAGAACCATCCGCGTGCAGGATGGTTTGATTGTCGGTTAA
- a CDS encoding outer membrane efflux protein, with the protein MLSSVHSTWVVVAIALLISAVPKSANAQTPPQTPPQNLNPSANPLQFPTKPQEVQIQTTVPLSLAQALELARRNNRNLQVTILELERSRSALRESQAALFPTLDINGSVTNSGNGFSSSTSQPSTSFNGTAQLNYNLYTSGSRQAIIKQAEEQLRIDELDVENQSREIELNIKTQYYNLQQADEQVRINQSAVANAQASLRDAQARERAGVGTRFDVLQAQVNLANAQQDLTNSLSDQQIARRQFGTLLSLPQTVDITAADTVALAGLWQPSLEQTIVEALQNRPELRQQIAQRNISEQQRRQALAQVRPQVGLVTSYNLLDRFNDSASITDGYSIGLQASVNLFDGGAANARAAQARSNIAIAETQFANQRDQIRFNVEQYYAQLRSNLDNVQTSSVGLEQAREALNIARIRYQAGVGTQTEVIEAENDLTRAEGNRVTAILDYNRALANLQRAVSARASR; encoded by the coding sequence ATGCTGTCTTCTGTGCATTCTACCTGGGTTGTTGTGGCGATCGCCCTATTAATTTCTGCTGTGCCAAAGAGCGCCAATGCTCAAACACCACCGCAGACACCGCCACAAAACTTAAATCCTAGTGCCAACCCTCTACAATTTCCCACTAAACCACAAGAGGTGCAGATTCAAACAACTGTCCCTCTGAGTTTGGCACAGGCTTTAGAATTAGCCAGACGTAACAATCGCAATTTACAAGTCACAATCTTAGAGTTAGAACGTAGTCGCTCGGCACTGCGAGAATCTCAAGCAGCTTTGTTTCCCACTCTTGATATCAACGGCAGTGTAACTAACAGTGGTAATGGTTTTAGTAGTAGTACTTCTCAACCTAGTACCTCTTTTAACGGTACAGCACAACTAAACTATAATCTCTACACCTCTGGCAGTCGTCAAGCAATTATTAAACAAGCTGAAGAACAATTACGTATAGATGAATTAGACGTAGAAAACCAATCTAGAGAAATTGAACTCAATATCAAAACTCAATACTACAATTTGCAACAAGCAGACGAACAAGTCAGAATTAATCAATCTGCGGTAGCCAATGCTCAAGCCAGTTTGCGAGATGCTCAAGCCAGAGAAAGAGCCGGGGTCGGAACACGATTTGATGTACTGCAAGCTCAGGTAAATTTAGCTAATGCCCAACAAGACTTGACAAATTCTTTATCAGACCAGCAAATTGCCCGTCGTCAGTTTGGGACTTTACTCAGTTTACCGCAGACAGTAGATATCACAGCGGCTGATACAGTAGCACTGGCAGGACTTTGGCAACCAAGCTTAGAACAAACTATTGTTGAAGCCTTGCAAAATCGCCCAGAATTGCGGCAACAAATAGCCCAAAGAAATATTTCTGAACAACAGCGACGACAGGCGTTAGCCCAGGTAAGACCGCAAGTTGGTTTAGTCACAAGTTATAACTTACTTGATCGCTTTAACGATAGTGCCAGCATAACTGATGGTTATTCTATTGGATTACAAGCCAGTGTGAATTTATTCGATGGCGGAGCAGCCAACGCTAGGGCGGCGCAAGCTAGAAGTAATATTGCGATCGCGGAAACTCAATTTGCGAATCAGCGTGACCAAATTCGCTTTAATGTTGAACAATACTACGCTCAACTACGTTCTAATTTAGATAATGTTCAGACTTCCAGTGTGGGCTTAGAACAAGCTAGGGAAGCCTTGAACATTGCTCGAATTAGATATCAAGCTGGTGTTGGTACACAAACAGAAGTCATTGAGGCAGAAAATGACTTGACCAGAGCCGAAGGTAATCGAGTCACGGCAATTTTAGATTACAATCGGGCTTTGGCTAATCTCCAACGCGCCGTTAGTGCTAGAGCCTCGCGCTAG
- a CDS encoding orange carotenoid protein, producing MTQQGYKLSPQASDVLEAIRQLEGGQQLTVLQNIVVNMGYTSKVSEQNVKQPVVPPQDIAPRAKVSIEGIDNLTVLSYMENMNAFDFQGAVALFTKDGALQPPFQEPIVGQENILAYMREECYGLKLIPERGVTESAAGEFTQAKVMGKVQTPWFSDSVGINLAWRFLLNPQGQIFFAAIDVLASPQELMKLGLIR from the coding sequence GTGACACAACAGGGTTATAAACTTTCTCCGCAAGCATCAGATGTTCTCGAAGCTATCCGTCAACTTGAAGGCGGTCAGCAACTCACCGTATTACAAAATATTGTCGTTAATATGGGGTATACCTCAAAGGTTAGCGAGCAAAACGTCAAACAACCTGTAGTTCCACCTCAAGATATCGCGCCGAGAGCTAAGGTCAGCATTGAGGGCATCGATAACTTAACAGTCCTCAGCTATATGGAGAATATGAACGCCTTCGACTTTCAAGGGGCTGTGGCTTTATTTACTAAAGATGGTGCCTTGCAACCGCCTTTCCAAGAACCGATTGTGGGTCAAGAGAACATCCTCGCTTATATGCGTGAAGAATGCTACGGACTCAAGCTCATACCAGAGCGAGGGGTAACTGAATCAGCAGCAGGAGAATTCACCCAGGCTAAGGTGATGGGTAAAGTCCAAACTCCTTGGTTTAGTGACAGTGTTGGCATAAATCTAGCATGGCGGTTTTTGCTCAACCCGCAAGGCCAGATTTTCTTTGCGGCAATAGACGTGCTGGCATCTCCTCAAGAACTCATGAAACTGGGCTTGATCCGGTAG